A DNA window from Sphingopyxis macrogoltabida contains the following coding sequences:
- a CDS encoding TadE/TadG family type IV pilus assembly protein, whose protein sequence is MTGRIGMAAWHRRFRAARGGAMAAEFALVMPLLLVFSFGIIEFGRAMWMRSTMQSVVEAAARCYALDRAELTTRLCDTAENVQGFAATAANNSGVASLTADNFTASSPACGRQVEASYDFQALVPAIPLSVTLTAKACRPATPVT, encoded by the coding sequence ATGACCGGGCGGATCGGAATGGCCGCGTGGCATCGCCGATTTCGCGCCGCGCGCGGCGGCGCCATGGCCGCCGAGTTCGCGCTCGTCATGCCGCTGTTGCTGGTGTTCAGCTTTGGCATCATCGAATTCGGGCGGGCGATGTGGATGCGCAGCACGATGCAATCGGTGGTCGAGGCGGCGGCGCGTTGCTACGCGCTCGATCGCGCCGAACTGACGACGCGCCTGTGCGACACGGCGGAGAATGTTCAGGGTTTTGCCGCGACCGCCGCCAATAATTCCGGGGTTGCGAGCCTCACCGCGGACAATTTCACCGCATCGTCCCCCGCATGCGGCCGGCAGGTCGAGGCATCCTATGATTTTCAGGCGCTCGTGCCGGCGATCCCGCTGAGCGTTACGCTGACCGCAAAGGCCTGCCGTCCCGCCACGCCGGTAACCTGA
- a CDS encoding TadE/TadG family type IV pilus assembly protein, giving the protein MPGRVSSFLNHLLRHRSGASGVEFALVLPILIALLIGTIDLGAMAWTKMEVQAAARAGANYAFVNATKGFDAAKVKAAATSATNLAVTFPAEPLPVFGCPDAAAGITPGSAGVKCANNEFPGRYVTVQTSTDYTPIWFSPVSLLGTATVRIS; this is encoded by the coding sequence ATGCCCGGACGCGTGTCTTCCTTCCTGAACCACCTGCTGCGCCATCGATCGGGCGCAAGTGGTGTGGAGTTCGCATTGGTGTTGCCGATCCTGATCGCGTTGCTGATCGGCACCATCGATCTCGGCGCGATGGCGTGGACGAAGATGGAGGTGCAGGCGGCAGCGCGCGCCGGCGCTAACTATGCGTTCGTCAACGCAACCAAGGGGTTCGACGCCGCGAAAGTAAAGGCGGCCGCAACGAGCGCGACCAATCTGGCGGTCACTTTCCCCGCAGAGCCGTTACCAGTTTTCGGCTGCCCCGATGCTGCAGCGGGAATTACCCCCGGCAGCGCCGGAGTGAAATGCGCGAACAACGAATTTCCCGGCCGCTATGTGACGGTGCAAACGAGCACCGACTATACGCCGATCTGGTTCAGCCCGGTGTCGCTGTTGGGCACCGCCACGGTGCGCATATCATGA
- a CDS encoding pilus assembly protein TadG-related protein: MRNWTRLPADRRGATAAVFAIAMPVLVGMGALAVDVGIWNVQKRQAQGAADQAAFSAAVAAKAGNTSANAAMNARAITAGMGFVDGQNGVAVTVTNPPAAGQFAGKSGYWEVTVTEPQATWLAGYLLGGEANVRARAVAGGSAGGNACIIGLATSGTAVSMSNNNEVTNPGCAVYSNANMSMSNNSKIFGSAYVSGTVSKSNGATIGTEQTGVPPVADPYADVTVPSSCTGTAKMTASNNQTVNYSPGYFCEGIAVGNGVTINLSAGTYYIGKTLTNGNNLKINATGGVTLILMNGAAFNDANTNNGMTLNITAPSTGTYAGIAIMSLATSPTSQDFKNNVTFNVQGAMYFRNQNINFKNNMTFNAGLCTQLVAQRIDMKNNANMNNNCPGTGIRSPGGSSIALME, from the coding sequence ATGCGGAATTGGACCAGGCTGCCTGCGGATCGCCGCGGCGCGACGGCAGCCGTTTTTGCAATCGCGATGCCGGTTCTCGTCGGCATGGGTGCGTTGGCGGTCGATGTCGGCATCTGGAATGTCCAGAAGCGGCAGGCGCAGGGCGCTGCCGATCAGGCCGCCTTCTCGGCGGCGGTGGCGGCAAAAGCCGGGAACACCAGTGCCAACGCGGCAATGAATGCCCGCGCGATCACGGCGGGCATGGGTTTCGTGGATGGCCAGAATGGCGTCGCGGTGACCGTGACCAACCCTCCAGCCGCGGGACAGTTTGCCGGGAAAAGCGGCTATTGGGAAGTGACGGTGACCGAGCCGCAGGCGACCTGGCTCGCCGGATATCTGCTCGGCGGCGAAGCGAATGTCCGCGCCCGCGCGGTCGCGGGCGGTTCCGCCGGCGGCAACGCCTGCATCATCGGCCTTGCCACGAGCGGCACCGCGGTCAGCATGAGCAACAACAACGAAGTCACAAATCCCGGATGTGCCGTCTATTCGAACGCCAATATGTCGATGTCCAACAACAGCAAGATTTTCGGATCGGCTTATGTGTCGGGGACGGTCAGCAAGAGCAACGGCGCGACGATCGGAACCGAACAGACCGGCGTTCCGCCGGTGGCGGACCCCTATGCCGACGTGACGGTACCATCCTCCTGCACCGGCACCGCCAAGATGACCGCGAGCAACAACCAGACGGTCAACTACAGCCCCGGTTATTTTTGCGAAGGCATCGCGGTCGGGAACGGCGTGACCATCAACTTGTCCGCCGGCACCTACTACATCGGAAAGACCCTGACCAACGGCAACAATCTGAAGATCAATGCAACCGGCGGGGTGACCCTGATCCTTATGAACGGCGCCGCGTTTAACGACGCGAACACGAACAACGGCATGACGTTGAACATCACGGCGCCCAGCACAGGCACCTATGCCGGGATTGCCATCATGAGCCTGGCGACGTCACCGACCAGCCAGGACTTCAAGAACAATGTGACGTTCAATGTCCAGGGCGCGATGTATTTCCGCAATCAGAATATCAATTTTAAGAACAATATGACGTTCAACGCCGGGCTGTGCACGCAGTTGGTGGCGCAACGCATCGACATGAAGAACAACGCGAACATGAACAATAATTGCCCGGGCACCGGCATCCGCAGCCCGGGCGGTTCATCCATCGCGTTGATGGAGTGA
- a CDS encoding gamma-glutamyltransferase, whose protein sequence is MTEAVKEGPAPSNAAPTPSAGAGAAKTLAPSGWPAAERDHFWRIQQAALPGNPAGRGQGGAVATALNGFAARVGEEALRQGGSAVDAVMSSALAQIVLGGGAVISVFGILALMHVDGASGEVTSLNAGWNTVLGEDDPLSIPGKLNAAGDGIANMMGSGEPSGRTALVGGFMRGLEAAHRRYGKLPFARLFEAAIELAEDGFIVSPGLARYIDIRKQDLARLPETKAVFFKPDDTPYAEGDHFRQPALAETLRRVAVEGADYMYTGAWAAKCIEAIQADGGRMTLDDLAAYQPVWSDPVTIERRGHTIALLGEPCEGSVNLIETLNLCEVAGIRERGHWSQSADSLMRLAKSCAAMGGMRYETEEEQAATFPGIEMSRDARLSKEHARALWSRLEDQSPIRFLPKGTHSDVVVAVDADGNMAALCHSINCLIWGRTAIVVDGVSVGDPAAYMQTMVAATPQGGQLPNPIEVGIILKDGKPDTAWSSMGVGLHYQTTQSLLNIVDFDMGLEETANAPRLLLPISPDASQRELILRVVDGEVPDEVLDATGLEIKRIQPVEARFAQGLWVAIRRDAVTGELTAISPTYTNGQATAF, encoded by the coding sequence ATGACAGAAGCAGTGAAAGAAGGTCCGGCGCCCAGCAACGCAGCGCCGACGCCGAGCGCTGGCGCCGGTGCGGCAAAGACCCTCGCGCCTTCGGGCTGGCCGGCGGCGGAACGCGACCATTTCTGGCGCATCCAGCAGGCGGCGCTGCCCGGCAACCCGGCCGGCCGCGGCCAGGGCGGCGCGGTGGCGACGGCGCTCAACGGCTTCGCGGCGCGCGTCGGCGAGGAGGCGCTGCGCCAGGGCGGATCGGCGGTCGATGCGGTAATGAGTTCGGCGCTGGCGCAGATCGTGCTCGGCGGCGGCGCGGTGATCAGCGTCTTCGGCATCCTGGCGCTGATGCATGTCGACGGCGCCAGCGGCGAGGTGACCTCGCTCAACGCCGGCTGGAACACCGTGCTGGGCGAGGATGATCCGCTGTCGATCCCGGGCAAGCTGAACGCCGCCGGCGACGGCATCGCCAATATGATGGGCTCGGGCGAACCCTCGGGGCGCACCGCGCTGGTCGGCGGTTTCATGCGCGGGCTCGAGGCGGCGCATCGCCGCTATGGCAAGCTGCCCTTCGCGCGGCTGTTCGAGGCGGCGATCGAACTTGCCGAGGACGGCTTCATCGTCTCGCCGGGGCTGGCGCGCTATATCGATATCCGCAAGCAAGACCTCGCGCGGCTTCCCGAAACCAAGGCGGTCTTCTTCAAACCCGACGACACCCCCTATGCCGAGGGCGATCATTTCCGCCAGCCGGCGCTCGCGGAGACGCTGCGCCGCGTCGCGGTGGAGGGCGCCGACTATATGTACACAGGTGCATGGGCGGCGAAATGCATCGAGGCGATCCAGGCCGATGGCGGGCGGATGACGCTGGACGACCTTGCCGCCTACCAGCCGGTGTGGTCCGACCCGGTGACGATCGAGCGCCGCGGGCACACGATCGCGCTGCTCGGCGAGCCGTGCGAGGGCAGCGTCAACCTTATCGAAACGCTCAACCTCTGCGAAGTTGCGGGCATCCGCGAGCGCGGCCATTGGTCGCAGTCGGCCGACAGCCTGATGCGCCTCGCCAAAAGCTGCGCCGCGATGGGCGGCATGCGCTACGAGACCGAAGAGGAGCAGGCGGCGACCTTCCCGGGGATCGAGATGAGCCGCGACGCGCGGCTTTCCAAGGAGCATGCGCGCGCGCTCTGGTCGCGGCTCGAGGATCAGTCGCCGATCCGCTTCCTGCCCAAGGGCACGCATTCGGACGTCGTCGTCGCGGTCGATGCCGACGGCAATATGGCGGCGCTCTGCCACTCGATCAATTGCCTGATCTGGGGCCGCACCGCGATCGTCGTCGACGGCGTCTCGGTCGGCGACCCCGCCGCCTATATGCAGACGATGGTCGCGGCGACGCCGCAGGGCGGGCAGCTTCCCAACCCGATCGAGGTCGGGATCATCCTGAAGGACGGCAAGCCCGACACCGCCTGGTCGTCGATGGGGGTCGGGCTGCATTACCAGACGACGCAGTCGCTGCTCAACATCGTCGATTTCGACATGGGCCTTGAGGAAACGGCGAATGCGCCGCGCCTGTTGCTGCCGATCTCGCCCGACGCGAGCCAGCGCGAGTTGATCCTGCGCGTCGTCGACGGCGAGGTTCCCGACGAAGTGCTCGATGCCACCGGGCTCGAAATCAAGCGCATCCAGCCGGTGGAGGCGCGTTTCGCGCAGGGGCTGTGGGTGGCAATCCGGCGCGACGCGGTAACGGGCGAGCTGACCGCAATCTCGCCGACCTACACCAACGGGCAGGCGACCGCTTTCTGA